The following proteins come from a genomic window of Acidobacteriota bacterium:
- a CDS encoding pre-peptidase C-terminal domain-containing protein, producing the protein MRGAALRTLVAALALAVAPSPARADLRREVEPNDTAASAQPIVSPMTIGGVIGAPGDVDLFAVALAAGQTIQADVLARGFRAGPQPGSSLSAIVEVLAPDGVTVVAQAASQGSFDDPVVSFQAADAGKYFVRIRHATSTAGGAAFTYLLSLESEPNGTFDTATPITPPVAVSLDALIFPAGDEDDYRVQAQAGQVLTVDIDSAVFDPLQPPAKLAVTVYDPNRLAIAQDAYTTADPSDPFIQVTIPTTGLYTIRVREVRRYAGSANAFYQMSVDLGPSPDNGSFAGGSPIAIPRAVSGVVAPGSDVDHFRFTLPASAMVQSDLDARAGLLSLLAGTVSFNSPSGTIAQDASSPDPLLAVAAPAGSYSVAVSGGCTGGGCLAEDAYYLLHIDADADGDGLFLPADNCPLVANASQADSDRDGVGDACDNCPALFNPDQRDTNGDGVGDACSACPAGFEVALDLVFTDDHTLHWSATPGIGAYDLYRGTHPSGGWSFNQTCLFAGDTSPAATDAASPSGLFYYLVTGKGACGEGSPGSTSSGSPRPNTSPCPP; encoded by the coding sequence GTGAGGGGCGCCGCGCTCCGGACGCTCGTCGCGGCTCTGGCCCTCGCTGTCGCGCCGTCTCCGGCGCGCGCCGATCTCCGCCGGGAGGTCGAGCCCAACGACACGGCGGCGAGCGCTCAGCCGATCGTCAGCCCGATGACGATCGGCGGCGTCATCGGCGCGCCCGGAGACGTCGACCTCTTCGCCGTCGCCCTCGCCGCGGGTCAGACGATCCAGGCCGACGTCCTCGCGCGCGGATTCCGGGCCGGCCCCCAGCCCGGATCGTCGCTCAGCGCCATCGTCGAGGTCCTCGCCCCCGACGGCGTCACGGTCGTGGCCCAGGCGGCCTCCCAGGGATCGTTCGACGATCCCGTCGTCTCGTTCCAGGCGGCGGACGCGGGGAAGTACTTCGTCCGGATTCGGCACGCGACGAGCACCGCGGGGGGCGCCGCCTTCACCTACCTTCTTTCTCTCGAGAGCGAGCCGAACGGCACATTCGACACGGCGACCCCCATCACCCCTCCCGTCGCCGTCTCGCTCGACGCGCTGATCTTCCCGGCGGGGGACGAAGACGACTACCGAGTGCAGGCCCAGGCCGGGCAGGTGCTCACCGTCGACATCGACTCCGCGGTCTTCGACCCTCTGCAGCCTCCCGCGAAGCTCGCCGTCACCGTCTACGATCCCAACCGCTTGGCGATCGCCCAGGACGCCTACACGACCGCCGATCCCTCGGACCCGTTCATCCAGGTGACGATACCCACGACCGGCCTCTACACGATTCGCGTGAGGGAGGTGAGGCGGTACGCGGGATCGGCGAACGCCTTCTACCAGATGTCCGTGGACCTCGGCCCATCGCCGGACAACGGGAGCTTCGCGGGCGGATCGCCGATCGCGATCCCGCGCGCGGTCAGCGGCGTCGTCGCACCGGGATCGGATGTCGATCACTTCCGCTTCACCCTGCCGGCTTCCGCGATGGTCCAGTCCGATCTCGACGCGCGCGCGGGGCTCCTCTCGCTGCTCGCGGGGACGGTCTCGTTCAACTCCCCGTCGGGGACGATCGCGCAGGACGCGTCGTCCCCCGATCCGCTTCTGGCGGTCGCGGCGCCGGCCGGGAGCTACTCGGTCGCGGTCTCGGGGGGATGCACGGGCGGCGGGTGCCTCGCCGAGGACGCCTACTACCTTCTCCACATCGACGCCGACGCGGATGGCGACGGCCTCTTTCTTCCCGCGGACAACTGCCCTCTCGTCGCCAACGCCTCGCAGGCCGACTCCGACCGGGACGGGGTGGGTGACGCCTGCGACAACTGCCCGGCGCTCTTCAACCCCGACCAGAGGGACACGAACGGCGACGGCGTCGGCGACGCGTGCTCGGCGTGCCCCGCCGGCTTCGAGGTCGCGCTCGACCTCGTCTTCACCGACGACCACACTCTTCACTGGTCGGCGACGCCGGGAATCGGCGCATACGACCTCTACCGCGGGACGCACCCGTCTGGCGGGTGGAGCTTTAATCAGACGTGTCTCTTCGCGGGGGACACATCGCCCGCCGCCACCGACGCGGCCTCGCCGTCCGGCCTCTTCTACTACCTGGTGACGGGGAAGGGGGCGTGCGGCGAAGGGTCGCCCGGATCGACCTCGTCGGGATCACCGCGGCCGAACACGTCCCCGTGTCCGCCGTGA
- a CDS encoding type II toxin-antitoxin system HicB family antitoxin, with protein MKLQLTAVFRKVPDGYVGFVEELPGANTQAPTLQEARTNLQEAVMLVLEANRALSEEDLRDQEVIREPLLIPAA; from the coding sequence GTGAAGCTCCAACTGACCGCGGTATTCAGAAAAGTCCCCGACGGGTATGTCGGTTTCGTGGAAGAACTGCCCGGCGCGAACACTCAGGCCCCAACTCTTCAGGAAGCTCGGACCAATCTTCAGGAGGCCGTGATGCTGGTCCTCGAAGCGAATCGCGCTCTCTCCGAGGAAGATCTCCGAGATCAGGAAGTCATCCGCGAGCCGCTGCTCATCCCCGCGGCGTGA
- a CDS encoding type II toxin-antitoxin system HicA family toxin → MKRIDLLRHLESQGCQLLREGGSHSVYVNRAARKSSTVPRHREINDFLARKICRDLQIREP, encoded by the coding sequence GTGAAGCGCATCGACTTGCTTCGGCATCTGGAATCACAGGGCTGCCAGCTTCTCCGTGAAGGCGGCAGCCATTCGGTGTACGTCAACCGCGCGGCGCGAAAGTCATCCACGGTTCCACGGCACCGTGAGATCAACGACTTCCTCGCGCGAAAGATCTGCCGGGACCTTCAGATTCGTGAGCCATGA